The genomic region GCCTGGTTGAAGAAAAAGGCTCCGTTACCCGTATAGTCGGGATAGATATCAATTTCACCGCTTATAATGGCTCTACGGACAACATCGGTAGGTCCGAAAGAAATTTTATCTACAACCTCAAATCCATTTTCTTCAAGAACGAGTTTGATTAGATTACCCAGAAGGGCACCTTCGGTATCAATTTTGGATGCCACAAGAACAGGACCCTTGCTCATTTCCAGCTGGGGAGCTGCTTCTTCCTGAGCTCCGGCTGCAAAAAGAGTGCCGCCTATAAAACAAAGAATTACTAATAAAAGAAAGGACTTATGTTTCATTTTGATCTCCTTTCTTTGATTATAAGGATCCCCGAAGAGGATTCCACCATATATCACATCTCTCGATCTTAAAAAAAATTAAAAAGAGGGGGCAGGTACTTTCTCTCAAATTGATTCTTGTATATTATTTCCTGACTCTGAACAGCAGGTGCACTCTGTGTCTCTGATAAATAATCTCCAACAGGAATAATATGAATAAATCTTCACTCAACACAGATAATCTGCATCTTATTGCAACAAGAAAAGATCTGAGCGCCAACCCGGCTCCTCTGGGACTCATGGGTTTCGGGATGACCACAGTTCTGCTGAATCTCCACAATGCCGGATTTTTCGGACTGGGTTCAATGATCCTGGCTATGGGAATTTTCTATGGCGGACTGGCTCAGGTAATCGCAGGAATTATGGAATGGAAAAAGGGAAATACCTTTGGAACAACAGCCTTCACATCCTATGGATTCTTCTGGCTATCCCTTGTAACAATCAAGGTCATGCCTGAAACCGGACTGATGGAAGCGCCCTCCAATTCTGCTATGGCTGCCTACCTGATTATGTGGGGTATCTTCACCGGAGTCCTTTTTCTGGGAACACTCAAGCTGAGCAGATCTCTTCAGGTTGTTTTCGGATCTCTGACTCTTCTTTTCTTTATGCTGGCCCTGGGAGATATCACAGGAAATACATTTATCAAACATCTCACTGGCTTTGAGGGTATTTTCTGCGGTCTGTCTGCCATTTATGCCGGACTGGCTCAGGTTCTCAACGAAGTCTACGGGAAAACTGTAGCACCCGTATAAACATATTACTTAAATAATAATCTTTCCGGACAAATTATTGGACAATTTGATTTCTTATTCATTAGGATTCAAATCAGGTAGGTTCGGAAATGAAGTATTTACGTATTAAGATAATATGCGGTACTCTGCTGCTTTCAGGAGCAATGGGAGGAGCCGGGTGGGTTTATCACGGGATCTATGTCCTGCGTGACCTCTCTTACTTTTCCAATAAACCATATATCTTCTGGGCAGGGGTTTTTACTCTGCTTGCAGTCTCCGTCCTGGTTATGGGGCGGAATCTCAAGCCCCTTAAATATTTATACCAGCCAGAGAATATTGTCGATGAAGAGTCTCGTCATTCCATCATCCATGCCATTGGGCAGGTCCCGAAAATTCTTATAATTGTAAATGCTGCCGGATTTATTGCCTGGCCCATAGCCAACAATCTGATTGCTGTTATGCTGGCCGGTAGGGAGTTGGACAGTCTTATATTCATTCTCACAATCATCTATAACGGCTCTATCGGTCTGATGGCCTGTATTATGGGAATATCCATAAGCAATACTCTCTTTCTTCCAGTCTGGAAAATACTGGAAACCCATGATTTTGAGGAAGCCCCTCATCAGCAGAATTTTATGGCGAAGAATCTCCTTCACACATTTGCCAGTATCTTTTTCATTCTGGCGCTCGGTTTCTCCGGTGCTATCGGTTATGTCAGCTCTCTCTCCGGGGCAGTCTTTGATGCGTCAAAGACCGGCAGCTCTGCTCTACCTTTTCCAATGGATATGGAGAACAGGATCAAATTTGCAAACCATGTGAATCTGGAATTTATCAGTGGACTGATATTTCCCATGATTCTCTGCTTTATAATCATCATCATTGCCAATCTTCTCTCCCTTTCTGAACAGAGGAGCAAAATCAAAGCTCTCATCGAAACAGTAGGGGATCTTGCGGAAGGCCGTAAAAATCTGGAAGACAGGCTGATTCTTTATTCTGCAGATGAATTTGGATTTGTTGCGGATAAAATAAACCGCTTCATCTCTCATCTGGGAATTCTGATAAACAATACCGGTGAAAATGCCTCTTCATTGAGTGCCAACGCCCATTCCCTCAAAGAGAGTTCATCCAATATGGAGGATGCTACCAGATCCATGAGCCAGTCTCTGGAGCAGGTGGGGGAATCTATCAGCCGCAGCCGAAAGGATATGGGTCATGTAGAAGATTCAGTATCTGATATTCTGAGTTCTGTTAAGAAAGTTTCGGAAGAGGTCATAAAACAGACGGATCTGGTAAATCAGAGTTCTGCATCCATTGAAGAGATCTCTGCCAATATTGATTCAGTTGCCCTGAATACAGAACAGGCGGATCTTCTTTCAGCAGAACTATATTCCATCTCCAAAGAGGGGCAGAACGCAGCAGGAGAATCTATGACAGCCATTAAGGATATAGAAAAGAGTTCTTTCCTTCTGCAGGAATTTGTTTCATCCATAGCAAAGATTGCTTCTCAGATTAATCTCCTGGCCATGAATGCAGCCATTGAAGCGGCCCATGCCGGTGATTCGGGCCGGGGGTTTGCCGTTGTTGCCGCAGAAGTACGGAATCTAGCAGAAAGCAGTGCCATCAGCGCAAAGGGTGTAGGTAAGAGTATCCAGGGAATGACAGAACAGGTCGGACGGGCCGTAAAGCTTATGACTCGTTCCAGAGAATCATTTGAAAAGGCCACGGCCAATGCCCGGATGAGTTCTGATTTGAGTAAATCCATTGCTCAGTCTATGAAGGAACAGCGGATAGGGGCAAGGGATGTCCTGGACTCAGTAAGAGTCCTTATCGATTCTACAGCTCTGCTGAACAGTATCAGTGACGAGCAGGAACGCTGTTCTGAGGGGATTAAAGCAGCAATGGAGAGTTTGACATCAAGTTCCTCCAAAATCGCCGATGCTATGAAAGAGCAGAACCACCAGAAAAATAGGGTGCTTGAAATCTCCGGGGCTGTCAAAGAGATTTCTGAGGCAAATAAAAATACAGCACTTAAACTTACAGAGGATCTCTCAGTTTTCGGAGGCGGCAGTTAAAAAAACCGCCCCGGGTGGAGCGGTCCTGTTGAACGCAGTTGATAATTATGCTGTTACCACTGCAGGTTTTTTAGAACCGAAAAGAATCTTGTAAGACTCTTTAATAAGGACAATAGCAAGAACAAACAGAACTACCGCAAAGAAAACAAGGATGTAGTTTCCTGCGACAATGTTAGCCTGAGCTACAAAAACAAGTGCAGTCAGGGTAACAAGGAACATGAAAATCATAGGAATTTTTACCATCCTGTTCTCTTTTCCTTCATTGGCAAGCCAGGCAGCGATGGCCAGTAGAGCCAGTGCTGAGAGCAGCTGGTTCGCAGATCCGAAAATAGGCCAGATTACTCTCCAGTCGGAGAATCCCAGAAAACCGCCGACAGCTACAGAAAGAATAGTGGCAACATACTTATTTGAAAGTGTTTTTGCGACTTTATTTTCTTTCTCATCAGCAGCCATGCTAAAGAATTCCTGGAATACAAAACGGGCCAGTCTTGTTGCTGTGTCCAGACTTGTCAGTGCGAAAGCCGAAATCGCCAGAGCAATAAAGGGAACACCAACTTCCATGGGAAGTCCGAAGGCATTCATAAAGGTTCCTACTCCGATGGAGAAGGTGGGGATTGCTCCGCCTTTCTGCATACCTACAGCGCCGATGGCTACAAGTGAAATAACCGCCAGAACACCCTCTATCAGCATACCGCCGTAACCGATGAGTTTAGCATCACCTTCTTTGTCTACCATCTTGGAAGAGGTTCCGGATCCTACGAGTGAGTGAAAACCGGAGATGGCTCCACAGGCAACTGTTACAAAAAGGATGGGGAACATAAATGCACCCTTAACCTTAAAACCGGCAAATGCGGGAACAAACTCGGGGTTTATGGTGGGATTGGCAAAAATCAGTCCTACAACGGCTCCGATAATCATGGCATATAAGAGGAACGAGTTAAGATAATCACGGGGCTGAAGGAGAATCCAGACAGGTGTCACAGAGGCAATAAAGATATATGCCAGAAGCAGCCACATCCAGACCTTCGCAGAGAGGACCAGGGGAAACATCATTCCCAGTTTGATACAGAGACCCAGGAGAGCAACCCCGATTACAGTACTGAGTACCAGATTCATTCCTCTTCTATAAACAAAAAAGCCGAATAAAATGGCAATTCCTATGAAAAGAACAGATGCTGTTGCTGCTTCGGGTGTGGAAGCAAAGGTGCTGGCAACTATGTTCAGGAAGGCTGCTACAACAAGGATAAGAGTGAGCCATGCGAAGATAGCAAAGAGCTTTTTACCTTTTTTTCCGATATTCTTTTCAATAATTTCACCAATGGTTTTCCCATCATGACGGATAGATGCCATGAGAGCGCCAAAGTCATGAACACCTCCGAAGAAGATAGATCCGATGATGATCCAAAGCAATACAGGTATCCAGCCGAAGAAGGCTGCAGCTATTGGACCTGTAATGGGTCCGGCGCCTGCAATTGAAGCAAAATGATGACCCAGGACAACACCCTTGGAAGCGGGGACATAGTCTACGCCGTCTTCTTTGGTATGAGCCGGGGTCTCTCTTTTTGTGTCTACACCCCACTTCTTGCATAGCCATCCGGCATAGAAGACGTAGGCAGCGAAGAAAAGGGCAATTGACACCAGTACGATGAGAATTGAATTCATAGATTTCTCCTAAACAGTCTTTTCCGGTGTAAAAAAAGAAGCTGTTTTAATAAATTTTTTATGTGTAACTACCCTGTTTGATTTCAGGGAGATGACAACCAGTCCCAGGTCAGCCCAGCCTTTAAATCCGAAGGCAAAGCCCTTCTGAAATTTAGTCCTGCGCGCAATTTTGGCAATTTCTTCGGGTATTTCTTCCTCAAGAATATGAACAAGGAGTATTTGAGAGGACATATGTTCACTATGGGGTTGTGCTATATCTCTTATATGAGCTTTTATGATATCTATTTCGTTTAATAAGGACTCTTTTGTATCTGAAAGACCTGTTTTCAACAAAAAATACTCATTAGTTTCAAATCCATAGATCTTTATCTCTTTCAGGACAGCAAATTTTGTATTTATTGCATTAAATGAAGCAAGGAAATCGAAATTTAAAGAGTCTATTGAATAGTTTTCTGAAAAATCGAAGTTTGAAGACAGTTTTTTACGTATTACGTTCAAGTATTCACTGATGATGCTCATATTTATGGATAATATCACGGATTCATTATCTGTAAATAACAATGTAGATATTTTTTTATCAATATATTATATGGATTTACTTATGATTAAATTAGTAATAATTAAAAATGCCGGAGATACAGAATCTCCGGCATGGAAAATATTATTAAGCGGTTGCTGTTTTTACTCTGTTTCTCAGACTCTTGATCATTGGATAAACAATCGAGATGACTGTCAGGGCAAAAAGAATCAGACAGATGGGTGAGCCGAAGAAAATTCCAATATCACCATCGGCAATCTTGTACGCTCTTCTGAATGACTGTTCCATATTATTACCTACAATTACAGCCAGAATCATTGGAGTGGAAGGAAACTTACTCTTGCTCATAAAGTATCCAAGCAGACCGAATCCTACGAGCAGGTAAAAGTCCATAACGCTGTAGCTGATAGCATAGGCTCCTACAAATGAAAGACCCAGAACAATTGGATAGAGAATCTTTGGAGGTACAGATAGTACCCGTACAAGAAGTCCCGCCAGGGGAATATTCATAACCGCAAGGATGATGTTTCCGATGAACATACTTGCAATCAGACCCCAGACAATTAAGGGTTGTTGTTGAAAGAGCATGGGACCGGGCTGTAATCCAAGAAGAAGAAGAGCTCCCATCATAACAGCTGTTGTTCCTGATCCGGGAATTCCCAGAGTCAGCATCGGAATCATGGCTCCTACAGATGCTGCATTATTAGCAGATTCCGGAGCTGCAAGTCCTTCAATAGCTCCTTTTCCAAACTCTTCCGGATTTTTTGACAGCTGTTTCTCATTGTTATAGGACATGAGAGACGCCATGGTACCGCCGGCTCCGGGAAGAGCTCCTACAAAGAAACCAAGAGGTGCCGATCTTAATATGGGCCATACACAACGTTTCCATTCTACGCGGCTTATCCATATTTTACCAAAGTTTTTCTGAACCATGGCTTTACCGGAATCAATGTTTTTAAAGCTTTTAAATACTTCTCCCAAAGCATATACAGCGATGATTACAATCAGAAAATCGATCCCACTCTGCAACTCCAGGATTCCCATAGTAAAGCGGCTTACACCTGATTGTCCATCAATTCCGATGGTGGCAATCATAAGACCCAGTATTGTGGCGATAAAACCGCGAAGTCTGTTCCCTTCAGTCATGGAAGCGGTGGCAGACAATGCAAAAAGGAACAGCATGAAGTACTCTGCAGGACCGAATTTCAGGGCAAAATGTGCTACAGGTATAGCAACAGCTACCATACATATTGTTGCGAAGATACCGCCGATAAAAGATGCTATAGCTGATATGGCAAGGGCTGATTCGGCTCGCCCCTGTTGAGTCATCGGGTAACCGTCGAATGTCGCAGCAACAGCTGCTCCGTCACCAGGTGTGTTTATAAGAATGGATGCCCTTGAGCCTCCGTACATTGCTCCGTAATAAACACCACCCATAGTAATAAGAGCTGCAGTAGGGCCCATTGAAAAGGTCAGGGGAAGTAGAACGGCTACACCTGTAGCAGGCCCCAGCCCTGGAAGCATGCCGATTATGGTACCCAGCAGACCACCGATTGTAACCCACATAAGATTGGCAGGTGTCAGCGCAACCATAAATCCGTCTAATAGAAATGATAATGTTTCCATAGTGTATTCCTTTAAACCCAGATTCCCGGTGTCAGTGGAAGGTAGACACCCAGAAGTTTGGAAAAGACGATATATATAAACAGGCTGAACAGAACTGCAACAGCTGTATTTATTTTCCAGTTTTTGGCTCCATTGAACAGAAGCAGTTCAAGTTCAAGGAATATTATTGTACTGATAACATAACCGGCTTTATCAAAAAGCAGAGCATAAACAATGGATGCCAGACAGGTAAGTCCAATCTTTTTAAAACCGGCTTCTTTGAAGAAAGGAACATCAGAGGGCTCTTTTTTTTCGGTCTCTTTTTGTTCTTTCAATTCCCTGATCAGCAGGGAGATGGACATTGATATTAATATAATTCCCAGCATCAATGGAAATATTTTAGGTTCAAAAGCTCTGCCCACAGATGCTTCGGGAAGCATCAGGGTAGCCGATGTATAAACCAGGCCCAATAGTAAGAATAATAGGGATGGTAAAACAGATAAACTCACGGATTCCTCCAATTTGGACAGCCTGTGTTTTAGATCCAGAAGGGATAGACAGGCTGTCCAAAGATTATTATTTAATCATTCCGATATCAGTCAGGATAGATGTGTATTCATCATTAACCTGAGCCAGGAAGTCAGAAAACTCGGGAGCGTCAAGATATGCATCGTCCCATCCGTTTGTCTTTTTAGCCTGATCCCATTCAGGAGTTGCAACCAGTTCAGCAAGAGTCTCTCTCCAGTAGCTGACAGCATACTCGGGCATTTCGGGAGCACCGAAGAGACCTCTCCAGTTTACAAAGGTTGCGTCGATTCCCTGCTCTATACAGGTCGGAATATTGGCAACAACACCTTCACCTACGCGGTGATCGGCTGTCTGACCAAGTGCTTTCAGGTGTCCACTTTCAAGGAGACCGAGAACTTCTGAAAGACCGGTGGAGTATACATCAATGTGTCCTCCGAGAACCTGTGCAGTGGCAGAGTCGTCAAAACTTACGTAGTCAATCTCTTTCAGATCAGTGATACCAGCGGCTTTTGCCATCATCAGGAACTGAATGTGGTCCATTGAACCTACAGAGGAAATCCCTCCGATTTTTACACTCTTGATATCTTTTTTTAGAGCTTCCATAACATCTGTCATACTATTGTATTTTGAATCTGCTCCTACAACAAAAACGGCATAGTCAGCGATAAGACGGGCCAGGGGAGTTACATCTTTATATCCCAGTTCAGTCGTTCCGTTCAGCTGTGTCAGAATCAGAGGGGATGAATATACACATACAATCTTGGCTGAGCCTTTCTTTTCCTGAAGGCTGGCCAGGTTTACTGATCCACCGGCACCGGGGTTGTTTCTTACGGGCATGGGAACTTTTACAAGTCCAGTATCTTTCAGAGCTTTGGCAGTGGTTCTTATGGTTAAGTCCCATCCACCACCGGCTCCTCCAGGTGCTACAAAGTCAAGCACACCCTTAGGGTAAGTCGGGTTTCCGTCTGCGGAATCACTCTGACCTTCTGCACTCAGACTCATACCAAGCACCAGAAATAATGCCATCATAAGTGACATAACTTTTACTTTTCTCATTATCAATTCTCCTTTTGTTTTCCCGATCAGGGATTGTGAATAAATGACACAGGCCCGGTTCGGCCTGACTGAGATTATTTTAAGCCCGGGAATTTAAATCGGGATGTAGGAGAGAAATGGAAATGTATGTAGGACTCATCCTACAGGGGGAGTTGAGATTCGGAGATCAGCTTATGCTTTACAGCGTAGTATGTCAGCTGAGCATTATTTTTTAGATTCATTTTCTGCAGGAGTCTGGTTCTGTAGGTGCTTACTGTCTTGATGCTGAGATTGAGTTTTTCGGAAATTTCACTGCTGCTGAGCCCACTGACCAGCATGATCATAACCTGATACTCCCGTTCAGAAAGCTGCTTATGAGGAAGGTCGCTATGGTCTCCCTGATAATCATCAAGTAGAAGCTGGCTTACTTTTTGAGTGAGATAGCGTCCACCTCTCAAGACTTCCTTAACTGCGTTGACAAGCTCTTCGGGGGCACTGGCCTTATTCAGACATCCAGAGGCTCCCATCTTCAGGGCCCGCAGGGCGTACTGGCTTTCTGATTGAATACTCAATATTAAAACCGGTATCTGTGGATATTGAATATTTAGATCTTTCAATACCTCCAGACCGTCTTTACCAGGGAGAGATATATCCAGAATGACTACATCATATTTTACTTCATTCATTTTCTGGAGAACTTCATTTCCATTGGATAACTCATCCAGTTGTTTTAAAGGTATGAATTCCTGAAGAATCTGACAGAGCCCTCTGCGAACTAGGGGGTGATCATCCACAATAAGTATCTTATGCATATTATCATTCCTTTAAAGGGAGATTTATTCTAACAATTGTGCCACCATCAGGATAGTTGTCAATACTGAAGTTTCCACCGAAGTGACGGCAGCGTTCTCTCATTCCAATTAGACCGAATGAGTCATCTCTTTTTTCTGTATTCTTATTGATTCCTCTACCATTATCTCTGACATTGAGAGATAAATTTCCGCCCTCTTTCACAACCCGGACTTCAACTTTGGAAGCGGCGGAATGGCGGATTATATTGGTTAGAATCTCCTGATATATTCTGAATACGGCAGTTTTTATTTCCTGGTTCTCTTCAGTAAAGGGCTTGCCTCCCATTTCGATCAGAATGTCCAGGCTTACCCCGGTTCTTTTTCTGAATCGACGGCTTTGCCATTCCAGCGCTTCTTCCATGGTAAGGTTATCCAGAGCTTTTGGTCGGAGATTTGTAGATATGCTGCGTACAGACTCGATTGAATCATTGACAATTTCCAGGAGGGTTGTGATCTTTTCCTTTCTTATATTTTCAGATGATTCAGGGTGACTGTTTAGCCAATAGAGATCGAATTTCATGGCAGTTAGCTGCTGTCCCAGTTCATCGTGATAGTCCCTGGCAGCACCACGCCGCTCCTCTTCTCTGGCCTGTTCCATATGCATTGAAAAACTTCTGAGTTGGGCATTATTTTTATTAAGTCCTCTAAGACGATACCAGATGATAACTCCCAGTATCAAAAATAAAAGGAGACCTGTAAGGAAATAGAACCAGAGATGCATCCAGAAAGGGGCCTGTACAATTATTTTCAGCGCTTTTACAGCGTTCTGTCCGTTATGATCGCTCCCTTTTATTTCAAGCTCATATTCTCCATGAGGCACGGAGGCATAACTGACCTCGTTGTTGTTTCCCAGAAAACGAGGGCGATCTTCCAGCCCTTTAAGTTGAACCGTATATTGATGCTTGCCGGGATCAATATAAGAAAGCAGTGAATATCTGATAGTCAGGTTATTAGCTGAATAGGGAAGGGTTATGCTCTCTTTCAGCGAAATATCTTTATCGAGAATTACCATACCATCTACACTCTGGTTAATTTTGACAGGGAGATTATGAATACTCAGAGCAGTTATTTGGAGATGGCCTGTCAGAGGGTTTTCAAAGTTTAAGGCTGCGGGGTGAAAACTGCTGATTCCTCCGGGACCGCCCCAGAAGAACTCACCATTTTTTGTCTTAATATAGGCATTCTGTGAAAATTCATCACCCACAAGACCATCGGCACTGCTGAAGTTTTGAATTCTTTCGTCTGTCAGATTAACTCTGGAGAGACCATTGTCAGTTGAGAGCCAAATATTTCCTTCTTCATCATCAAGTATCCCATAAATATTGTCTCCGGAGAGTCCTTCTCTGGTGGAAATTGTCCGGAAAAAAATATCATCAGGGTAGAAGATATTAACTCCTCCGCCGGCTGTACCTATCCATAGACGGTTCATTTGATCTTCAAATATAACATTCACAGATGTGTCACTGAGACTTCCTGATTTACCTGGAGAACGGACGAAACTCTTAAACTCATCCAGATCTTTCATATATAGATTGAGACCGCCGTCCCATGTTCCCACCCATATCTGATTTTGTGAATCCTCGAAGATACAGCGCACGGCATTTCCATTCAGTCCCTCGGGCTTTCCAGGATCATGCAGATATTGTGTCAGTATCCCTTCTTTCATCCTGAATAAACCGCTTCCTTCAGTACCTATCCACAGACTGCCTTCTCTGCTTTCATGGATAAACCAGACAGTCTCCCGGTTGGGAGACCCTGGTTCAGTATTCAGAAGAGGGATCGGAACAACATCATTTATGGAGAGCCCCGGGGGGATCATGAAAAGGCCGCTGCCGTCAGTACCTATCCACTGCCTTCCCTGAGAGTCTTCCAGCAGGGAATAGATCTGATCATTTTCAGAGCCTCTGTCCCTGTCATTAACATCAATCCAATCCATTCTGCTCGTTTTTCTATCCAGGACAGTTATGCCACCTCCGTCTGTGGCTACCCACAGAGAACCGTCGGAGCGTTCCTCCATCTGTCTGATATGGGGATTGCTTAATCCGTAGGGTGCCTCAGCTTCGGCTGTATATGTTTTTATCAGTGTACTGGACGGGTTGAAAAGGTTGACTCCGCCGCCTCTGGTTCCTGCCCAGATCAGGCCGCTTTCGTCTTTGTAGAGGCTTCGAATCTTATTATAGGAGATGTTGCTGTTCTCTTCGTTCAGTCTCTTCCAACTGTTTTTTTCAAAGTCCAGAATGAAAATACCCGAGCGTTCTGTTCCCAGCCACAGATAGCCGTTGTCAGAAGTAATGGAGCGGATAGAGGTCTTCTCCGGCAGCGCGACAGACCGGACAGACTCCCCATCAAAATGAAAGAGTCCCTGATTCGTTCCTATCCAGATTCCGTCATTTTCATCAGGATAGAGGCTCCGGATAAAAGACTCCCTAAGCATTTCACTGCCCGGGATAAATGATTTGTTTAAGAATCTGCCGCTTCTTGTATCATATAGGGAGAGTCCCTTCTCTGTGCCTATCCATAGTCTGTTTTTATTGTCACAGAGGATTGTTCTTATTCTGTCGTTTATCAGATTAGAATTTGCTTCATTGAGGATTAAAAATTTCTCATCACCACGGTACAGGGCAAGCCCTCCCCCTGCTGTTCCGATCCAGAGCCTTCCGTTAAGATCTTCCTCAATGGCGAAAACCTGGTTGCTCGGAAGACTGAGCGGGTCTTCAGGATTTTTTAAATAGGCTTTGAATTTATGTGTCTCCTTGTCGAAGAGATTCAGGCCGCCGCCATCGGTACCTACCCAGATTCGGCCGCCGCTGTCTTCAAGAATACTGAATATTACAGAACCGCTGATGCTGTCATTATCACCTCTTCCCGGTCTGAAAATGGTGTTGTTTCTACCATCGTAGCGATTCAGACCGCTGAAAGTTCCAAACCAGAGATATCCTTCTGAATCACGGGTCATACAATATACAGAGTTACTCGAGAGTCCATCTTCCATTGTAAGCTGTGAAAATCGGTAGTCAGTGGGTTGCGGGAAAATTTCCTGTAGAAAGAGCAGCAGAGTTGAAATGAGAATGATACGGAATACAGAAATTCTCATACTTCCTATGATATCCTAATTCTGTCTGAATAGCTTTGATAAATATCCAGAATAAATGCCTTAAGATCTTCCTGGGTGTGACGCTGGGAACGGGAACACACATGAGCTGGTTCTCTGCAGATATAGCACAGTCTTTCAGGGAGACCAAGTTCTTTACGGGACAATAGCCTTTTATCTACATCATAAACATCAATGTCCCAGAGTCTTCCCAGGGGATGGGACAATTCTATACTGCTGGTTTTCATCTTTATTTTCCTGGCAGGGAGGGCTATTGCAATAAAGGCCTGGGGGCCTGTATTACTCTGAGTTTCGGAATTATATTCAATGATACTCTCATCGAACTTTTTCAGGATAGATCTAAGGCCTTCTGAAAAAATCTCAGTTATTACAGAGCTGTTTTTTTCAGATCCCGGACTGTTGATACTGAGCTGTATCAGAGCTGATTTGTGAAGACAGATCAGTTTCTGTCTATGATGGCTGCGCATTTCACGAGCATCCAGCATCTCTGTGAGAGTGACAGGGCTATAGTTCATAGGCTTCTTCAATGCTATGGACAAAGAGTGTAAGGGCCAGTAAATCGGCACAGCCCCCAGGTGAAATATTCATACTGGTAAAGATTGAGTTCATCCCCTGCAGTCTGCATACTGCGCCCTGCTGTCTGATTCCTCCTTCTTTCAGAAAAGAAGTGGATAGATGGCGCAGCATCTTCAGACCGCCAGTACCACATCTATGGAGTACGTTGCTGTCTTCTACAAAGCTGTAGAGAAGAATCAGGGTTTCCAGGGAGGCTTCTTCAGGAGTACAGCCCGATTTCAGAAGTTTTTTTAAACGGGGCAGAGCCCTCAGGCGGACTGAGGCAAATCCGGATTCTGCTTCGCCCCGGATACCTCTGTATCCCCCTTCACGGTAGAGTTTTTCCCCATGACTGGAGGCTGGGCCGCTGTGTTTCAGCTCTTCACTGATACCCCGGCATATTTTTCCGGCTTCCATAAGAATTTCAACCCCTGAAATTCTGTTGATTCCTGCTTCCTCTGGCTGACAGATCACTCTATTGACAGCTGCCAGACAGACTCCCAGTGAGAATATCTGCCCCTTGTGAGTATTGATACCTCCTGTTGCCTGAAACATCGCCTTTTCGGCTCTGATCCCGGCAGGCCTGATTTCAGGGAGAACCTTTTCAGAAGGAGAATCTATGGATGTGCTGAGAAGCATTTCTTTAAAAAAAGGTCCAATAGCCTTTGCACTGCAGTAAAAGATCTCAGGAGTCATATCTCTATGAGCTCCATTGTTCAGTCTGTCAACAAGACCCGGTTTTGGACAGAGCTCAACTTCTCTGATCATAGATGAGACTGCCAGAGAGCTGAGCTGTTCCATATTTATTCCCCGGGTTCGGAGGAGAGCAGGCATCAGTCCAGAGCCTTCACCTGACGTATTATATCTATAATAGTCCCGTCTCTGTATTCTACGA from Oceanispirochaeta sp. M1 harbors:
- a CDS encoding GPR1/FUN34/YaaH family transporter is translated as MNKSSLNTDNLHLIATRKDLSANPAPLGLMGFGMTTVLLNLHNAGFFGLGSMILAMGIFYGGLAQVIAGIMEWKKGNTFGTTAFTSYGFFWLSLVTIKVMPETGLMEAPSNSAMAAYLIMWGIFTGVLFLGTLKLSRSLQVVFGSLTLLFFMLALGDITGNTFIKHLTGFEGIFCGLSAIYAGLAQVLNEVYGKTVAPV
- a CDS encoding carbon starvation protein A; translation: MNSILIVLVSIALFFAAYVFYAGWLCKKWGVDTKRETPAHTKEDGVDYVPASKGVVLGHHFASIAGAGPITGPIAAAFFGWIPVLLWIIIGSIFFGGVHDFGALMASIRHDGKTIGEIIEKNIGKKGKKLFAIFAWLTLILVVAAFLNIVASTFASTPEAATASVLFIGIAILFGFFVYRRGMNLVLSTVIGVALLGLCIKLGMMFPLVLSAKVWMWLLLAYIFIASVTPVWILLQPRDYLNSFLLYAMIIGAVVGLIFANPTINPEFVPAFAGFKVKGAFMFPILFVTVACGAISGFHSLVGSGTSSKMVDKEGDAKLIGYGGMLIEGVLAVISLVAIGAVGMQKGGAIPTFSIGVGTFMNAFGLPMEVGVPFIALAISAFALTSLDTATRLARFVFQEFFSMAADEKENKVAKTLSNKYVATILSVAVGGFLGFSDWRVIWPIFGSANQLLSALALLAIAAWLANEGKENRMVKIPMIFMFLVTLTALVFVAQANIVAGNYILVFFAVVLFVLAIVLIKESYKILFGSKKPAVVTA
- a CDS encoding tripartite tricarboxylate transporter permease, producing METLSFLLDGFMVALTPANLMWVTIGGLLGTIIGMLPGLGPATGVAVLLPLTFSMGPTAALITMGGVYYGAMYGGSRASILINTPGDGAAVAATFDGYPMTQQGRAESALAISAIASFIGGIFATICMVAVAIPVAHFALKFGPAEYFMLFLFALSATASMTEGNRLRGFIATILGLMIATIGIDGQSGVSRFTMGILELQSGIDFLIVIIAVYALGEVFKSFKNIDSGKAMVQKNFGKIWISRVEWKRCVWPILRSAPLGFFVGALPGAGGTMASLMSYNNEKQLSKNPEEFGKGAIEGLAAPESANNAASVGAMIPMLTLGIPGSGTTAVMMGALLLLGLQPGPMLFQQQPLIVWGLIASMFIGNIILAVMNIPLAGLLVRVLSVPPKILYPIVLGLSFVGAYAISYSVMDFYLLVGFGLLGYFMSKSKFPSTPMILAVIVGNNMEQSFRRAYKIADGDIGIFFGSPICLILFALTVISIVYPMIKSLRNRVKTATA
- a CDS encoding methyl-accepting chemotaxis protein; this translates as MKYLRIKIICGTLLLSGAMGGAGWVYHGIYVLRDLSYFSNKPYIFWAGVFTLLAVSVLVMGRNLKPLKYLYQPENIVDEESRHSIIHAIGQVPKILIIVNAAGFIAWPIANNLIAVMLAGRELDSLIFILTIIYNGSIGLMACIMGISISNTLFLPVWKILETHDFEEAPHQQNFMAKNLLHTFASIFFILALGFSGAIGYVSSLSGAVFDASKTGSSALPFPMDMENRIKFANHVNLEFISGLIFPMILCFIIIIIANLLSLSEQRSKIKALIETVGDLAEGRKNLEDRLILYSADEFGFVADKINRFISHLGILINNTGENASSLSANAHSLKESSSNMEDATRSMSQSLEQVGESISRSRKDMGHVEDSVSDILSSVKKVSEEVIKQTDLVNQSSASIEEISANIDSVALNTEQADLLSAELYSISKEGQNAAGESMTAIKDIEKSSFLLQEFVSSIAKIASQINLLAMNAAIEAAHAGDSGRGFAVVAAEVRNLAESSAISAKGVGKSIQGMTEQVGRAVKLMTRSRESFEKATANARMSSDLSKSIAQSMKEQRIGARDVLDSVRVLIDSTALLNSISDEQERCSEGIKAAMESLTSSSSKIADAMKEQNHQKNRVLEISGAVKEISEANKNTALKLTEDLSVFGGGS